The following coding sequences are from one Amphiprion ocellaris isolate individual 3 ecotype Okinawa chromosome 19, ASM2253959v1, whole genome shotgun sequence window:
- the LOC111582744 gene encoding proline-rich transmembrane protein 2, producing the protein MATSPSAQQPSSMEEPQQPDQPISMQPDGEAAASAVTSQPTSAEQQTPPTATDAPESKQAEMDHLTVISDAMETSNGVVPAIADLSPTASSVSPTLHAKPGGHANGRHRLGSRSGSVAAGSPRPSLTRQPSAITEAAVDGSKPRDYLILAILSCFCPLWPINIVALTFSVMSRNSLQQGNIDGARRLGRNAMVLSVVSILGGIAIIAAAIALNWGLILKS; encoded by the exons ATGGCCACCAGTCCCAGCGCCCAGCAGCCCAGCAGCATGGAGGAGCCCCAGCAGCCAGATCAGCCAATCAGCATGCAGCCGGATGGAGAAGCTGCTGCCTCAGCTGTGACATCACAACCGACCAGCGCCGAGCAACAAACCCCACCCACGGCAACGGACGCTCCGGAGAGCAAACAAGCAGAGATGGACCACCTGACAGTGATCAGTGACGCCATGGAGACCA GTAACGGCGTCGTCCCGGCGATAGCCGATTTGTCCCCCACAGCGTCCTCTGTGTCGCCCACGCTGCACGCTAAGCCAGGCGGCCACGCTAACGGCCGGCATCGCTTGGGCAGCCGGTCCGGCTCGGTGGCGGCGGGCTCCCCGAGGCCGTCGCTCACCCGCCAGCCCAGCGCCATCACAGAGGCCGCTGTGGACGGATCCAAGCCCAGGGACTACCTGATCCTCGCCATCCTGTCCTGCTTCTGTCCATTGTGGCCCATCAACATCGTAGCGCTCACCTTCTCCGTGATG TCCCGAAACAGCCTGCAGCAAGGCAACATAGATGGAGCTCGCCGTTTGGGCCGCAATGCGATGGTACTGTCCGTCGTCTCCATTTTAGGAGGAATCGCCATCATCGCTGCCGCTATCGCCCTCAACTGGGGAT TGATTTTAAAATCTTGA
- the LOC111582743 gene encoding uncharacterized protein LOC111582743, with product MSSCSAVKNLHIFTWINLFCFIYAVPPDVQVLVTPPQTTSCGGNVTLNCDVESLSQLEIKHLSWVAANKNCRYEEPKSGCESRKSERTHRLTLTLSNIWPIDAGNYSCKMRSNMEAMSRTTSVTVTECSGRPASSVNRSHAQCSFSGVYPSGSVHWFKGDANLTDSTTTEEEEDQCGAYNIWSVMDLQEVKLPLNCSLWIPALGKYVSEQPLRDSAASLIQLWWFCLLTGSILVTSGL from the exons ATGAGTTCCTGCTCAGCTGTGAAAAATCTACACATTTTCACCTGGATCAatcttttctgctttatttatgCAG TTCCTCCAGATGTGCAGGTGCTGGTGACGCCGCCCCAGACGACGAGCTGTGGAGGAAACGTGACTCTGAACTGCGATGTCGAATCATTGAGTCAGCtggaaataaaacatctgtCCTGGGTGGCTGCAAATAAAAACTGTAGATACGAAGAACCAAAGTCCGGCTGTGAAAGCAGAAAGTCGGAAAGGACTCACCGACTGACGCTGACTCTGTCCAACATCTGGCCCATCGATGCCGGAAACTACAGCTGCAAAATGCGCAGCAACATGGAGGCGATGTCTAGAACCACCAGCGTGACTGTGACAG AGTGTTCTGGTCGCCCGGCCTCCTCGGTGAATCGGTCCCACGCCCAGTGCTCCTTCAGCGGCGTTTATCCCAGCGGTTCGGTTCACTGGTTCAAGGGAGACGCCAACCTGACGGATTCcaccaccacagaagaagaggaggaccAGTGTGGAGCCTACAACATCTGGAGCGTGATGGACCTGCAGGAAGTGAAGCTGCCTTTAAACTGCTCGCTGTGGATTCCTGCTCTGGGAAAATACGTTTCTGAGCAGCCGCTGCGCGATTCTGCAGCCAGTTTGATCCAACTGTGGTGGTTCTGTCTGCTGACCGGATCCATCTTGGTCACATCTGGGCTGTAG